ATTCTCTGGCAGATCAACACTTTCAGCGACCGTCACGCCGTCATGCGTTACTGTTGGACCACCGTAACCTTTAGCGATAACAACATTGCGACCCTTTGGCCCGTAGGTTACTTTTACTGCATCATAGAGCGCTTTCGCTCCGCCAAGTACGCGAGCGCGCGCATCTTCATCGTAAAAAACTTTTTTAGCCATTTCTACTCCTCTTACTTTTATTCACAAAAACCTCACTATATAGATTTAGTTCGATTCTCTTAATATTCGTTAAACAGTAGCTAGTACGTCTTCCTCTTTAACAATCAGATATTCAGTACCATCAATTTTAAGCTCAGTGGTTGAATATTCTTTGTAGATGATTTTATCGCCTACTTTTATACCTTTGACATCCGGCCCGACAGCTTTAACTTCAGCCATGACCGGTTTCTCTTTTGCGTTATCTGGTAGATAAATACCACTTGCCGTTTGCGTCTTTGCAACTTCTCGAACCGAAACGACACGATCCGCCAGAGGTTTAATAGGTGTACTCATGAAATTTCCTCCGTTTTACTTACGTAACTTCATTGTAAATAAAAAAATTAGCACTTGCAAGCAGCGAGTGCTAATTTTTTGTTGTTTTATCTTCTATGCAATCTTCAACAGTTCGCCTTTGGTAGCAGCTGGAACGAAGTTACCAGCCAAAACAACATCGCGAATTCGCTTAAGACCGTTTTCCAGGTCAATCAGTTTAGCATCTTCACGGTAGAGTTCGATTGTATTAACTTTTTCAAGATCATCATAACCCACAACTGCAGCTCCAGAAAGCCCGCCCGTAGAAATGTATGTTTTAGCGGCTTCTCGGTCGCCGGCACCACCATCCACCACGCTTCTACCCTGAAGACGTAAACCTTCAACAACAGCATCAGCAATATGTTTTTGGTTTGGCTGGTAAACAACCACGACGTTTCCGATAGTTGGGAGCCAGTCGGCAAGTGCCTTACCAACATTCCAAGCGCACTCAACTGTGAGGCCCGTCTCTTCTGTACCGCGAATATCGTATGCACTTATCAGTTCTTCACTCATTTGTATCTAGTGTGTAGCATTTCAAATAGAAAAACAACCCCAACTCTACAATTTAGCGCAGCTTTATGCTGGTTAGTTTTCTTGTTTTCATACATCTTGTACAATACAGGTAATGACCATACATTTCGCCTCACCAGACCAAATTGAAGATTGGGATGCACATATTCTCTCAAACCCAGATCATGGCAACGTGTTCCAGAGTTATGAATTTGCACAGCAAAAGAGACTCGGTAGATGGACACCCCGTTTTATCATGGCTGGTAACACTGCTATTACCGTACTAGAGAAACGTCCGTTTGGATTTTCGAAGTTATGGTATCTACCTAAAGGCCCGGGCGTTTCAACCATCCGACAGCTGGACGACCTTCTGCCTGCACTTAGAAACTTCGCGCAAAAAAATGGGGTATTTGCCATCAAAATAGAGCCGGAGCTCCTGAAAAAAGAAGAGACGCTCGCAGATCTTATGAAGCTAGGTCTAAAGCGCGTGCGTCCAATCCAGCCAAACTTCTCTACTGTTACGCTTGATATTTCGCCAGATCTAGACACAGTTATGGCTCACCTCAACCAAAAGGGTCGCCACGCCATTCACCGTGCTGAACGCGACGGTGTCATTACAAAACGTGTCGAGGCTACTGATGAAAATTGCGACATCATGTATAACTTGCTCGCCGAAACGGCCGCTGATTCGTTTAACATACGTGACAAGGAATATTATATTCGCTTTTGGAAGCGATATGCCGAAGCTAATCTTGGACAATTATTTTTTGCTTATTTTGAGAATAAACCGGTTGCCGGCGCGTTCGCTCTTATATTCGGTAAAAAAAGCACCTATAAAGATGGGGCCTCGGTGCGAGAACGTACCGCCTATGGTGCGAGCCACCTCTTGCAGTGGGAAGTTATTACATGGGCAAAAGAGCGCGGAGCGATTATTCACGATCTTTGTGGCGCTCCACCATCTAGTCAAATCAATAACTCCGATCACCCGCACTATGGCATAGGACGATTTAAGACAAGTTTCAATAAAGAAGTTACTGATTACATTGGCGCTTACGATGTAGTTATTAACCCAACGCTCTACTCACTCTGGGAGAAGCTAGGCGAACGAGTTGCACTTCGCCTTCACTACACACTTCACCACGACAGTTATTACTAGTTATTTTTTAGCCATGATTTCACGTACCACGTCACCGTCATTCCATGGAAGACGTTCACCATTCACAATACGGAATTGTTCATGGCCCATACCCGTAATAAGCACCGTGTCGCCCTTCATAGCGATCGAAAGCGCCTTGGCAATTGCCTCGCGTCGGTCACCCAACTCCGTGAGTTTAATCGATCCACCAGCTTGTTCTACACCCTCACGAACCTGATCGCGAATTGATTGTGGATCTTCGCTATAACTTTCATCGTCCGTCAGGACGATCCTGTCTGCATACTTTGCTGCGATCCCACCCATAATTGGTCGTTTTCCCTTATCCCGATCACCTGTTGCACCGAACACCAATATAATACGGTTTTTGGTAATGGTTTTTGCCGACTCAAGCAACTTATCAAGCGCATCGGGTGTATGAGCGTAATCAACGATAACATCGAACCCTTTACCCTCTACGACGCGCTCAAAACGTCCAGGCACACCCTCTAGATTGGCGATACCTTCAACAATGTCATTAACACTCACCCCGAGCAGGTAGGCCGCAGAAGCCGCCGCTGTCATGTTGTAGATATTGAACTTACCAGGAAGTGCTGTCGCCAGCTCAATTTTAGTCTGATGATCGATAACAATCGTTGCCTCACTACCTTTTTTGTAAAGTTTTGTGCGGTCGATTCTCGCCTCCGCCTCTTGGTTCTCGCCATAGGTGATCTTCTGAGCCGATGCTTTGTATTTGTCAAAAAAATCAAACCATTCGTCGTCACGGTTTAACACAATGAACTTTGGATCGCTCGCAAATAAAATACCTTTTGCCCTGGCGTAGTTTTCCATTGTCTTGTGATAGTCCAAATGATCTTGCGTTAGATTCGTCATAACCGCCACTTCAATAGGCACTGTAGAGAGTTTGTGCTGTTGTAGCGCATGACTGGTTATTTCTAGTACTACATAGTCAACCTTGTCTTTCTTTGCATCACGGAAAAACTGTTGCATACGCTCAGTAGTGGCTACAGTCGCATTAAGATCATTAATGTTGCGCTTACCAGAGACCTCAATAATAGCTGTCGTAAACATTGCTGTCTTATAACCAGCTTCTTTTAAGATCTCATTTAAGTAATTACATGTGGTAGTTTTACCATTCGTGCCTGTCACGGCAATAACCTTGAGGTTCTTTGCTGGATAACCGTACTTTGCACTAATAAGTTGCACGCGCCCTCGACGATACACCTCTTCTAACCCTCGGATTGCTGTCTCCGGCAGTAATTTTCTTACCCCTTTTACCACCTGTTGTTTCATATTCTCATTTTAGCACCGTCTAGCTATAATCATTGTCACAATATCTACAACGCGTATATACTAAAATCATAAACATAGGGGGTCACACGTATATGAAAAAAGTAAGAATCATACTTTTTGCGCTTCTGCTTGGGGTTGTTCCGCTACTCGCATTCGCCGGAACGTCCTACGCAGCAGATTTTATAAACGGTAATAACGTTATAGTTCAGAAGAACGAAACAATTGACCATACGCTATTCATTGCGGGTAATAATGTAGAGGTAGACGGAACTGTCAATGGTGACGTCTTCTGTGCTGGTCAAAATATTACCATTAACGCAACGGTGAACGGTGATGTTATCTGCGGTGGCATGAACATAGAGATAGGTGGCACAGTAAGCGGCAGTGTGCGCGCAGCTGGGCAGGTAGTCACTCTTACAGGCTCTATTGCCCACAATGCTAGTCTTGTCGGTAATACCGTCAAGGTAGATGCGAGTAGTAAAGTAGGAGAAGACCTTCAAACCGCTGGTAATATTTCGACCATAAATGGAGCGGTTATGCGTGATGTTGATGCTGCCGGCAACACCGTTAATCTTAATGGTGTTATTGGTCGCGACATACAAGCCTACACCGATGACCTTCAGTTGCAATCTAATGCAAAGATTGGCGGCGGTGTTACCTATTATAGTCACAACCAACTCACAAAGGCTACCGATGCATCCGTCATTGGTGCAATAACTCAAAAACAGCCACAGGAACGACAAAAACAAACAGAGATGAATCCCGTTCCGGGCATTATCCTCTCGCTTGTCATGCTCCTTACGCTATCATTCACCCTCCTTGCCCTCTTCCCGCGCAAGCTTAAAAGCCTTACTGACCTGGCGCTCACTAAGCCTGGCACAACCATACTTATTGGCCTTGCTGCCTGTATTGGTGCGCCGGTCCTTATTATTGCCAGTTTTATGACTGTCATCGGTGTGTTTGTTGGGCTCACTCTTCTGTTTGCCTGGATAATCATTATGCTGATTAGTGGCGTGCTTGCCAGCTATTACACTGGCCGCCTAGTCTTTATGCGCTCAGCTCAGCACCCATTTGTTGTCATGCTAACGGGAGTACTGATTGTTTCGATTCTGCTTATTATTCCTATTGTGAATATCCTCACCATTATTGCGATCGGGCTTCTTGGCAGTGGCATGGTTATACGTCATATTTTTGCCACCACTTCCACGCCTCGCTACGAGACACTTAGTCACCCAACAAAACTACGAAAGAAGGCTCTATAGTATGAACAAAAAAATCATGTGGATCGTAGGAGCTATCATCGTCATCGCCTTAGCGTTAGGAGCATATATCGCCATGCAAAAGACCCCCACAACCTCTTCAAGTACAGCCAACTCCGGCAACCAAACAGCTGCGGCCACAATCACCTACAGTGCAAGTGGCTTTACGCCAAGTTCAACGACCGTTAAGTCGGGTGATATTGTCGCTGTTAAAAATACATCGTCACAGGAACTTCAAATGGACTCAGGTCCTCACCCCGCACACACCGACGATACTGACCTAAATATTGGTGCTGTTCCAATCGGTCAGACCGTCACCTTTACGGTCACTAAGAAAGGAACGTTCAGCTATCATAACCACCTAAACCCAAGCGATGAAGGTAGCATAACGATTCAATAATATGAAGACAACGTTCGACCAAAAAAGAATCGTCTCACTGATACTCAGAATCGGACTGGCGTTTGCGTTTTTCTACGCAAGCCTCGCAGCGTTTGTATCTCCAAATGACTGGATAGGATACCTACCTCAAGTTATCCGAAATATCGTTCCAGGTACAACTATCCTTCCTATTTTCTCGAGTCTTGAGCTAATTTTAGCCGTTTGGCTATTAAGTAGTTGGCGACTAACGTATGCAGCCCTTGTAGCAGCAGCCATGCTCGGGGGTATTGTTATCCTCGACCCAGCTCTCCTATCTATCACGTTCCGTGACGTCAGCCTCGTGTTTATGGCTATCGCACTCTACGCTCTTGAGCTTGAGCCCCAACCTTCTATCAAAAAATAGTGCCACCCCTGTTGTTTATGGTACGATAGAAAAATAATGAACGAGAAAATTGTATCTATCGACCAAGCAATAGACCTCCTTAACCAAGGTGCTGTAGGTGTTATGCCCACAGATACCGTTTACGGCGTCGTTTCAAGGGCGACCGATCAGTCAGCGGTAAGGAGAATGTATGCATTAAAGAGTCGGGAGCGAAAACCGGGAACGCTTATCGCCGCGACCACACGTCAGCTTCGATCACTTTCAGTTCCTCAGGTCGAAATCGACAAAGTAAAACGATGGTGGCCCAACCCTCTCAGTGCAGTACTTATCATGAATGGCAACGAGTATCTTCATCAGGGAGTAGGTGACATTGCTATGCGTGTTGTCGCCAATCCAGGAATAAAAAGGGTATTAGAGCAAACCGGCCCACTTATTACTTCAAGCGCTAATCTACCGGGTAAGCCCGGGGCAACTACTGTTGCCGAAGCGTATACCTATTTCGGCGATGCTGTTGATTTTTATGTTGACGGTGGTCGGATTGCCGACGCCCTACCCTCGACCATTATTCGTCCACGCGGAGACGTCATAGACATCCTGCGTCAAGGTTCCGTAACACTTTAGAACCACTTTACTTACACCTACGGGCGCTTTATACTGTTTCGAGATGAAAGTACTTGGCATCGAGAGCAGTTGTGATGAAACCGCTGCATCCATCGTTGAAGATGGACGCAGACTTCTTAGTAATGTCGTTAATTCGCAAATAGATATTCACGCCCACTACGGCGGGGTCATCCCTGAGATTGCCGCACGTAGCCATATCGAGGTTATAAACCCCGTCATTAACCAAGCACTTAGAGACGCTAGCCTTACTTGGGATGATATAGATGCTATTGCCGTTACCTACGCCCCAGGACTCGTCGGTTCGCTCCTTGTTGGCACCCTTGCCGCTCGCACGTTGGCCATTACAAAAAATAAACCGCTGTACCCCATCCACCATGTCGAAGGTCATGTGTACGCTAACTTTATCACTGAACAAACCGAACATCTTGGCCTCACTCTCCCATCTAAACAGCCCGAATTCCCTATGCTTGCACTTATCGTCAGTGGTGGACATTCACAACTCGTGCTATTTAAGGACCATGGTGACTATGAATTGCTTGGCCAAACTCAAGATGACGCCGTCGGTGAAGCTTTTGATAAAGTAGCTAAAATCATCGGTCTTCCCTACCCTGGCGGCCCGGCAATCGCAAGGCTCGCTCCTACAGGCAACGCACATAAATATCTTTTTCCAAAGGCACGTCTGCATAACCCATATGACTTTAGTTTTTCTGGCCTCAAAACAGCCGTTCTAAGGACTGTTCAACGTGAGGTAGGGGAAGATTACACTTTTCCCTCTCATGAGCTTCCTGCACGCTTAAATGACGTTCAGCGAGCGGATTTTGCAGCTAGTTTCCAGCATGTCGCGATTGAAACGCTTGTTGATAAGACAGAGAAGGCCTATGATGCATACTTGCCAAAGTCTGTTGTTATTGCAGGTGGAGTCGCAGCCAATCAAGAGCTGAGGTTGCAGTTGACCGCTCGCATTCCTATTTCCATCGAATATGCTCCAATGTCACTTTGTACTGATAATGCCGCGATGATCGCAACCCTCGGTTACTACTACGCACAGGTTAAAGAACCTGTAGATCCCTACGATTTTGAAGTGATTCCTAGCGTCTCCATGGCCAAGACAGCCTGGAATAAATCGTAGACTAAGTCCTAATAAAAAGAAAACCTTTCAATATATGAGGTTTCCTTTTTATATTCGTTGTTTAAAAATCAACGATTTTTAAGTTTTTGGAGTACTTTCTTGCCTGCCGGCAATGCTTTTGTCCATACCGAGTAAAGGGGTGAGAGCGGCTTGTCATAAGAACCCGCCAACATATCCTCATGCGAAGCAAAGCCTTGTTTAAAAGTGCTGACACCATCATTCAAGAGACCGTTGAAGTCGTAGCGCTCGATCCCCCACTTTTTCATCGTCTGGACTACGTGCCATTTGAGTGCATAGTTAGCACGTAGCTGCTGTCCATCATCATTCATACCACCATAAAGCTCGAACGCCGTTTCTTGACTAATGGCGAGCCATAAGAATGCGATCGGCTTCCCTTCAGAGAACGCTGCAAAGACAGGTGAAAAATCGTCCATTTTTTCGTAGATGTCATGATAATACTTATCACTATGAATACCGAAACCAGCACGCTCTGCAGTCTGTTTATAGATAGTTAGACATCCGTCAAGCTCTTCCCTATTCTTTACCCTACGCACATCAATAGACTCACTGCCCGATTTTCGAATATACTGTCGAGTCTTTTTGGCCATATCCGCGAGCAGCTCATCTTCTGTTTTGGTTAGGTCAAGAATAAGAGTACGTGGGATAAGAATCGTATTAGAAGTTTGGATCCACCCTTTCGCTGATGGCATCTTTTCCCAGTCGGGCTCCACAGAGATTGCTACAGCGCCATAAATATCTTTTACATATTCAGCCAAAGTATCAAGTACTACTTCCCTTACCTCTTCTGCTGCTACAGGCCCTCGGGGTACATATACTAATGCTTTAAATGGAAATGGAAGTTTACGAATCAACAACTGTGCCGCGCCAATGATCTTGTCGTCTTCCTTCACAAAGACTCTGCTTACCCGCCAGTTATGTGCCGCTTTTACTTCTCCCCACCCCCAAAGTTGGAGTGGATGGCCATTCCGTGTCAGGACTTCCTCGTCCCATTCTTCCTGTCGCTCGCAAGTGTCTACCGATGTCATATTCTCAATTATACACTGTAAAAATATGGTATACTGATAAGTGAAACAAACACGCGAGGAAAAACATTGGAGGACACAATATCCACGTTTTCACAAGAAAACGAAGGTTATAGTTTGTGCTCTTTTTTCACGTGTAAATATCAATCGAAAGCACCCTTATGAAGCTATCCAAGATCTACGACCCAAATCAATATGAGCCAAATATTTACGCTATGTGGGAAGAAGCGGATGCTTTTGCCCCAACAGGGAAGGGCGAGCCTTACAGTATCGTTATGCCGCCGCCAAATGCGAACGGGAACCTACACTTAGGACACGCACTTATGGGGGCGGTTGAGGACATTCTTATTCGCTATCACCGCATGACAGGTAAGGATGTTGCCTACATCCCAGGAGCCGATCATGCCGGTTTTGAAACTTGGGTTGTGTATGAGAGAGAACTCGCTAAAAAAGGTCAAAGTCGTTTCGACTTTTCACGCGAGCAGCTCTATAGCCAGGTATGGAACTTCGTCGAACAAAACAGAGGCAATATGGAGCTCCAACTACGAGCGCTAGGGGTAAGTGCCAGTTGGAAAGACCTCGTATTTACGCTCGATGAAAAAGTTATCGATACTGTCTTTGAAACATTCAAGAAGCTATGGGAAGAAAAGCTTATTTACCGTGGCGAACGGATTGTCAACTATTGTACCGTTCACCAAACAAGTTTTGCCGATATAGAGGTGGAGCACAAAAACGAAAAAGGTAAGCTCTGGAAGATTGCATACCCCATGATGGACAAGATCGGCGAAATCATCATCGCCACCACACGTCCTGAGACAATGTTCGGTGATGTTGCGATTGCTGTTCATCCAGACGACGCGCGCTACAAAGACCTGATAGGGAAGCACGTCATGCTTCCGCTTACTGACCGCGAGATTCCAATTATCGCTGACGAGTACGTCGACCCTACATTTGGCACAGGAGCCGTTAAGGTTACTCCTGCACATGACCCTAATGATTTTGAAATGGGGGAGCGCCATAAGCTAGAGCGTATCCAAGTCATCGACCACCAAGGTAAAATGATCAACACACCAGAACAGTTTATGGGTCTCGATATCGAAACCGCTCGTAAACGTGTCCTAGGCGCTCTAGAAGCTGCCGAACTTAGTCGCGGCGAAGAAGATATCGAACACGCCGTCGGTCACTGCTACAAGTGTGGCAGTATTATTCAACCATTTCTTAAAGACCAGTGGTTCCTATCCGTAAAACCGCTCGCTGCTCGTGCGATCGAAGCTGTTAAAAGTGGCGAAATCAACTTCACTCCAGCAACAAGGAAAGCTGCCCTGATTCAGTACTATGAAAGTCTCCGCGATTGGAACCTAAGTCGCCAGATTCCTTGGGGCATTCCGATCCCAGCCTTCCAAAACGTTAACGATCCTGACGATTGGATCTTTGACAATCGAGTCGATGAGAAAACTATCGTTGTAAATGATGCAACATACTTACGAGATGAAGACACATTCGATACATGGTTCTCTAGCGGCCAATGGCCATACATCACCACTGATTATCTCGCAAACGGTCCGATGTCCCGCTTTTACCCAAACAGCGTCATGGAAACAGGGCATGACATCCTATACGCCTGGGTTGCAAAGATGATAATGCTTGGCCTCTACCGCACTGGCAAGGCGCCATTTAAGGATGTCTACCTTCACGGCATGGTACTCGACCAACATGGTCAAAAAATGAGCAAAAGCAAGGGAAATGTTATCAACCCAATGGAACTCGTTGCAGAGTACGGCTCCGATGCTCTTCGCCTTGGTATTACCGCCTCAAGAAGTGCAGGTCAAAATCAGGCCTTTGCTACTAGTAAAGTAATGGCCGGCCGCAACTTCTGCAATAAGCTATGGAACATTGCTCGTTTCATCGAAGACAAACTAGGGGATAACTACCAGCCACGTGCTATCGAGCCTAAGAGCATGGCTGATCACTGGATTATACGTCAGCTTAATCAAGCAGCCGAAGAGACGGCGCAACAGATCGAGAGCTACCGTTTTGCCGAGGCAGGGGAGACGATTTACCACGCCGTCTGGGATGACGTTGCCGACTGGTTTATTGAGGCAAGTAAAATCGAAGAGAACCTCGATATGCTCGCCTACGTTCTCGATATCAGCCTTAAAATCGCTCATCCGTACGCTCCATTTGTCACCGAAACTATCTGGCAATCCCTCAGCTGGCATCAAGATCTACTCGTCACTACAGCGTGGCCTGACACGCATGCGTTTGATGATATCGCTGCTGCAGAGTTCTCACGCCTGCAAAACCTTGTCGTTGAAGCCCGTTACGTCATGAGTGAGCTACCTGGTAACGAGCGTTACGTTATGCTGTATCAAAATGATGCACTAGTAGCTGATAACGCTGCCTTAATTAAGCACCTGGCACGCCTTAAAGACATCCAGCCTATCGACACTCCACGCGGCCTACGTCTTGCAGCTTCTGGTCGCGAAGCCTGGCTCGATCTTAACGAGGAAACCCTTTACGAGCATCAGTCAAACCTCGAAACACGCCTTGCGGAGACTCGCGCTTTCGTAAACACTCTCGAAGGTCGCCTCGCAAACGAAAGCTACGTGAAAAAAGCTCCTGAACATCTTGTAGAAGAGTCGCGTAAACAACTCGAGATGAAAAAAGAACTGATCGACCGGCTCGAGGCCGAACTATCTGTCCTAAGCTAAGAGAAATCTCCCCCCTAAACCAGAGGGAGATTGTAGCTATCAAAGGGATGATAGCCGCGTGCGACGCGGTTTGGCAACATATGCTTCTTATCGTCACTTCGAGGTTGAATACGTGGGTTGGAACCCTGTAAATCGCGCACCGTCTGTGAAAATGTCATACGCTCCACGTGGGTGTGTGCGTCCCAGTTCATAAGTTTGTCGTTTGATGTTGCGTCGGCTACTATCTCAGCTGGAAGAGTAATAGCTGTCGTTGCAGCCCTGTCAACGCGTGTATCGTGCAGAAAGATACCACTCGCAGTAACGAGACTAATAACGACGGCAGAGATGTTGACAATATTGGAGATCATAAATGCTATATGTTTGTTTTTATTGAGATACATTCTCAATATAACATAAGTTTTATAGATTGTCAATTTGGTGTCCTATTCGTGATGGTACGGGTGGCCCGCTGCTATCTCCTGCGCTCTATAGAGCTGTTCAGTCAGTATAAGACGCACTAGCTGATGGGGGAAGACGAGAGGAGAAAGCGACCATACGACGTCTGCTCGATCGTGAACAGTTTCATCAACTCCATATGCACCCCCGATAATGATTACCACCGTTTTTGAAGTCTCTAGCGACTGTAGCAATAATCGGGCAAGGGCAGGGGAGTCAACTAGCTTGCCCCGCTCGTCGAGTAGTACAACATAATCGTCAGGTTTAAGGCGCGTCAGTATGCGCCCAGACTCGTCCTGACGCGCTACGAGACCCTCGCGAGCGGAGTGTGGCAAAAGTATCCATTCGGTTAAGAACGGACGCTTCAAACGCGTCTCATAGCGTGAGATTCCCGCCTCTACCCAAGGTTCGTGTTTTTTACCGATAGCGATAATTTTGATAGCCACTAAAACCGTATTTTCTCCGCCATAGCAGCCAACGCGACATGATCAGGCTCCGATTCCATATCCTGCACTTGTCTATATTCTGCCACTGCATTAAAGGGAATAAGCTGTACGTGGGCGTGTGGTACATCAATACCAACAATCTGCTCGCCAACATAGGTAGCACCCAGTACACTACGTAGCCGAAGAGCCACCCTTTTAGCCGTCTCCATCACAGCTG
This portion of the Candidatus Chromulinivoraceae bacterium genome encodes:
- a CDS encoding UDP-N-acetylmuramoyl-L-alanyl-D-glutamate--2,6-diaminopimelate ligase, producing MKQQVVKGVRKLLPETAIRGLEEVYRRGRVQLISAKYGYPAKNLKVIAVTGTNGKTTTCNYLNEILKEAGYKTAMFTTAIIEVSGKRNINDLNATVATTERMQQFFRDAKKDKVDYVVLEITSHALQQHKLSTVPIEVAVMTNLTQDHLDYHKTMENYARAKGILFASDPKFIVLNRDDEWFDFFDKYKASAQKITYGENQEAEARIDRTKLYKKGSEATIVIDHQTKIELATALPGKFNIYNMTAAASAAYLLGVSVNDIVEGIANLEGVPGRFERVVEGKGFDVIVDYAHTPDALDKLLESAKTITKNRIILVFGATGDRDKGKRPIMGGIAAKYADRIVLTDDESYSEDPQSIRDQVREGVEQAGGSIKLTELGDRREAIAKALSIAMKGDTVLITGMGHEQFRIVNGERLPWNDGDVVREIMAKK
- a CDS encoding L-threonylcarbamoyladenylate synthase gives rise to the protein MNEKIVSIDQAIDLLNQGAVGVMPTDTVYGVVSRATDQSAVRRMYALKSRERKPGTLIAATTRQLRSLSVPQVEIDKVKRWWPNPLSAVLIMNGNEYLHQGVGDIAMRVVANPGIKRVLEQTGPLITSSANLPGKPGATTVAEAYTYFGDAVDFYVDGGRIADALPSTIIRPRGDVIDILRQGSVTL
- a CDS encoding peptidoglycan bridge formation glycyltransferase FemA/FemB family protein, which codes for MTSVDTCERQEEWDEEVLTRNGHPLQLWGWGEVKAAHNWRVSRVFVKEDDKIIGAAQLLIRKLPFPFKALVYVPRGPVAAEEVREVVLDTLAEYVKDIYGAVAISVEPDWEKMPSAKGWIQTSNTILIPRTLILDLTKTEDELLADMAKKTRQYIRKSGSESIDVRRVKNREELDGCLTIYKQTAERAGFGIHSDKYYHDIYEKMDDFSPVFAAFSEGKPIAFLWLAISQETAFELYGGMNDDGQQLRANYALKWHVVQTMKKWGIERYDFNGLLNDGVSTFKQGFASHEDMLAGSYDKPLSPLYSVWTKALPAGKKVLQKLKNR
- a CDS encoding valine--tRNA ligase; this translates as MKLSKIYDPNQYEPNIYAMWEEADAFAPTGKGEPYSIVMPPPNANGNLHLGHALMGAVEDILIRYHRMTGKDVAYIPGADHAGFETWVVYERELAKKGQSRFDFSREQLYSQVWNFVEQNRGNMELQLRALGVSASWKDLVFTLDEKVIDTVFETFKKLWEEKLIYRGERIVNYCTVHQTSFADIEVEHKNEKGKLWKIAYPMMDKIGEIIIATTRPETMFGDVAIAVHPDDARYKDLIGKHVMLPLTDREIPIIADEYVDPTFGTGAVKVTPAHDPNDFEMGERHKLERIQVIDHQGKMINTPEQFMGLDIETARKRVLGALEAAELSRGEEDIEHAVGHCYKCGSIIQPFLKDQWFLSVKPLAARAIEAVKSGEINFTPATRKAALIQYYESLRDWNLSRQIPWGIPIPAFQNVNDPDDWIFDNRVDEKTIVVNDATYLRDEDTFDTWFSSGQWPYITTDYLANGPMSRFYPNSVMETGHDILYAWVAKMIMLGLYRTGKAPFKDVYLHGMVLDQHGQKMSKSKGNVINPMELVAEYGSDALRLGITASRSAGQNQAFATSKVMAGRNFCNKLWNIARFIEDKLGDNYQPRAIEPKSMADHWIIRQLNQAAEETAQQIESYRFAEAGETIYHAVWDDVADWFIEASKIEENLDMLAYVLDISLKIAHPYAPFVTETIWQSLSWHQDLLVTTAWPDTHAFDDIAAAEFSRLQNLVVEARYVMSELPGNERYVMLYQNDALVADNAALIKHLARLKDIQPIDTPRGLRLAASGREAWLDLNEETLYEHQSNLETRLAETRAFVNTLEGRLANESYVKKAPEHLVEESRKQLEMKKELIDRLEAELSVLS
- the tsaD gene encoding tRNA (adenosine(37)-N6)-threonylcarbamoyltransferase complex transferase subunit TsaD; the protein is MKVLGIESSCDETAASIVEDGRRLLSNVVNSQIDIHAHYGGVIPEIAARSHIEVINPVINQALRDASLTWDDIDAIAVTYAPGLVGSLLVGTLAARTLAITKNKPLYPIHHVEGHVYANFITEQTEHLGLTLPSKQPEFPMLALIVSGGHSQLVLFKDHGDYELLGQTQDDAVGEAFDKVAKIIGLPYPGGPAIARLAPTGNAHKYLFPKARLHNPYDFSFSGLKTAVLRTVQREVGEDYTFPSHELPARLNDVQRADFAASFQHVAIETLVDKTEKAYDAYLPKSVVIAGGVAANQELRLQLTARIPISIEYAPMSLCTDNAAMIATLGYYYAQVKEPVDPYDFEVIPSVSMAKTAWNKS
- a CDS encoding peptidoglycan bridge formation glycyltransferase FemA/FemB family protein, with amino-acid sequence MTIHFASPDQIEDWDAHILSNPDHGNVFQSYEFAQQKRLGRWTPRFIMAGNTAITVLEKRPFGFSKLWYLPKGPGVSTIRQLDDLLPALRNFAQKNGVFAIKIEPELLKKEETLADLMKLGLKRVRPIQPNFSTVTLDISPDLDTVMAHLNQKGRHAIHRAERDGVITKRVEATDENCDIMYNLLAETAADSFNIRDKEYYIRFWKRYAEANLGQLFFAYFENKPVAGAFALIFGKKSTYKDGASVRERTAYGASHLLQWEVITWAKERGAIIHDLCGAPPSSQINNSDHPHYGIGRFKTSFNKEVTDYIGAYDVVINPTLYSLWEKLGERVALRLHYTLHHDSYY
- a CDS encoding polymer-forming cytoskeletal protein; translation: MKKVRIILFALLLGVVPLLAFAGTSYAADFINGNNVIVQKNETIDHTLFIAGNNVEVDGTVNGDVFCAGQNITINATVNGDVICGGMNIEIGGTVSGSVRAAGQVVTLTGSIAHNASLVGNTVKVDASSKVGEDLQTAGNISTINGAVMRDVDAAGNTVNLNGVIGRDIQAYTDDLQLQSNAKIGGGVTYYSHNQLTKATDASVIGAITQKQPQERQKQTEMNPVPGIILSLVMLLTLSFTLLALFPRKLKSLTDLALTKPGTTILIGLAACIGAPVLIIASFMTVIGVFVGLTLLFAWIIIMLISGVLASYYTGRLVFMRSAQHPFVVMLTGVLIVSILLIIPIVNILTIIAIGLLGSGMVIRHIFATTSTPRYETLSHPTKLRKKAL
- a CDS encoding co-chaperone GroES yields the protein MSTPIKPLADRVVSVREVAKTQTASGIYLPDNAKEKPVMAEVKAVGPDVKGIKVGDKIIYKEYSTTELKIDGTEYLIVKEEDVLATV
- a CDS encoding cupredoxin domain-containing protein, with the translated sequence MNKKIMWIVGAIIVIALALGAYIAMQKTPTTSSSTANSGNQTAAATITYSASGFTPSSTTVKSGDIVAVKNTSSQELQMDSGPHPAHTDDTDLNIGAVPIGQTVTFTVTKKGTFSYHNHLNPSDEGSITIQ